The Montipora foliosa isolate CH-2021 chromosome 1, ASM3666993v2, whole genome shotgun sequence genome has a window encoding:
- the LOC138000422 gene encoding organic cation/carnitine transporter 2-like isoform X3, which translates to MNKQLTTDEVLVKIGSYGRFQVMLTVFINIAYGLWWGFPLYVMMFIASEPGWKCKTHVNSTCPFNKTIHLGDDEYSFRCNIPREDWTFEDDRTSVVTQFDLVCDRGSFGFISTSVMFAGHFIGSLVVSPISDKFGRKIPLFVCGFLCCLLNFLSAFSPTFWVFALFRALVGFMIGGYSIPLFVLTTEFSGKRQRSTAGSLVWIGFGVFYIILPAFAFGIREWKTLTMVTAAPGFLVVAAWFITPESVRWLLKKGRVAEAKETLSKVARINRKQMPEESLALPKQEKLGEFRDLFASMKMVHKTLGSWFIWFAASFIGWGVSLSAPFLSGNVYINVVISALSGLVVYPLMTFVNLRFGRRKILMVSFLAAALGSLGALLLTDKAKDDESYRIGKIFLYLFVAKLGGDAAFLMVYVFSAELFPTTLRNVGLGTSTAVARVSAFASVYAPYLLTIHRFLPYGIMVGLAVAGAIVGMTLPETFNQPTMEDLESQMQEDGEKLEVFDKNDVSDPDNNEKSALM; encoded by the exons ATGAATAAGCAACTAACCACAGACGAAGTTTTGGTAAAGATTGGCAGCTATGGGCGGTTCCAGGTCATGCTCACTGTATTTATCAACATTGCCTATGGGCTCTGGTGGGGCTTTCCATTATATGTGATGATGTTCATTGCGTCGGAGCCAGGATGGAAATGTAAAACCCATGTTAACTCCACTTGTCCTTTCAACAAAACGATTCATCTCGGAGACGACGAGTACTCCTTCCGATGCAATATTCCTAGGGAAGACTGGACGTTCGAAGATGACCGCACATCAGTGGTTACTCAG ttTGACCTGGTGTGTGACCGTGGCTCATTTGGATTTATCTCAACCTCGGTTATGTTTGCCGGCCATTTTATTGGCAGCCTTGTCGTTAGCCCGATCTCTGACAAGTTTGGACGCAAGATTCCCCTGTTTGTTTGTGgattcttatgttgtttgttaaATTTTCTCTCTGCATTTTCTCCCACGTTCTGGGTATTTGCACTTTTCCGTGCCCTTGTTGGCTTCATGATTG GTGGCTACAGCATCCCATTGTTCGTGTTGACAACAGAGTTTTCAGGAAAGCGCCAAAGAAGTACTGCAGGATCACTAGTGTGGATTGGATTTGGTGTATTCTACATAATTTTACCAGCATTTGCATTCGGCATCCGAGAATGGAAAACATTAACCATGGTAACTGCAGCTCCAGGCTTCCTGGTTGTAGCTGCGTGGTT TATCACACCAGAGTCTGTTCGTTGGCTTCTTAAAAAGGGACGCGTAGCTGAAGCGAAGGAAACCCTGAGTAAAGTAGCCAGGATAAATCGTAAACAAATGCCAGAAGAGTCCCTGGCTTTACCCAAACAAGAAAAGCTCGGTGAATTTCGCGATCTTTTCGCCTCCATGAAAATGGTACACAAGACTCTCGGCTCGTGGTTCATATG GTTTGCAGCATCGTTCATCGGTTGGGGAGTGTCTTTAAGTGCCCCTTTCCTTAGTGGAAATGTCTACATTAATGTGGTGATAAGTGCATTATCCGGTCTGGTGGTGTATCCTTTAATGACTTTCGTGAACTTGAG GTTCGGTCGCAGGAAAATTCTTATGGTGTCGTTCCTGGCTGCTGCCTTAGGTTCGTTAGGGGCTCTTCTATTAACGGACAAAGCTAAGGATGACGAAA GTTACAGGATTGGAAAAATCTTCTTGTATCTGTTTGTCGCCAAACTTGGTGGAGACGCTGCGTTTCTTATGGTGTACGTTTTCTCTGCAGAGCTGTTCCCAACAACTTTACG GAACGTCGGACTAGGTACGTCAACAGCCGTGGCACGTGTGAGCGCTTTCGCCTCAGTTTACGCTCCTTATTTG CTGACAATTCACCGTTTCCTGCCGTATGGGATCATGGTCGGACTCGCTGTGGCAGGTGCTATTGTTGGGATGACCTTGCCAGAAACTTTCAATCAGCCAACGATGGAAGATTTGGAGTCTCAAATGCAAGAAGATGGTGAAAAGCTTGAAGTCTTTGATAAGAATGATGTCTCTGATCctgataataatgaaaaaagtgCTCTTATGTAA
- the LOC138000422 gene encoding organic cation/carnitine transporter 2-like isoform X2, which produces MESKMNRFLAAMNKQLTTDEVLVKIGSYGRFQVMLTVFINIAYGLWWGFPLYVMMFIASEPGWKCKTHVNSTCPFNKTIHLGDDEYSFRCNIPREDWTFEDDRTSVVTQFDLVCDRGSFGFISTSVMFAGHFIGSLVVSPISDKFGRKIPLFVCGFLCCLLNFLSAFSPTFWVFALFRALVGFMIGGYSIPLFVLTTEFSGKRQRSTAGSLVWIGFGVFYIILPAFAFGIREWKTLTMVTAAPGFLVVAAWFITPESVRWLLKKGRVAEAKETLSKVARINRKQMPEESLALPKQEKLGEFRDLFASMKMVHKTLGSWFIWFAASFIGWGVSLSAPFLSGNVYINVVISALSGLVVYPLMTFVNLRFGRRKILMVSFLAAALGSLGALLLTDKAKDDESYRIGKIFLYLFVAKLGGDAAFLMVYVFSAELFPTTLRNVGLGTSTAVARVSAFASVYAPYLLTIHRFLPYGIMVGLAVAGAIVGMTLPETFNQPTMEDLESQMQEDGEKLEVFDKNDVSDPDNNEKSALM; this is translated from the exons ATGGAATCTAAAATGAATCGTTTTCTTGCAGCAATGAATAAGCAACTAACCACAGACGAAGTTTTGGTAAAGATTGGCAGCTATGGGCGGTTCCAGGTCATGCTCACTGTATTTATCAACATTGCCTATGGGCTCTGGTGGGGCTTTCCATTATATGTGATGATGTTCATTGCGTCGGAGCCAGGATGGAAATGTAAAACCCATGTTAACTCCACTTGTCCTTTCAACAAAACGATTCATCTCGGAGACGACGAGTACTCCTTCCGATGCAATATTCCTAGGGAAGACTGGACGTTCGAAGATGACCGCACATCAGTGGTTACTCAG ttTGACCTGGTGTGTGACCGTGGCTCATTTGGATTTATCTCAACCTCGGTTATGTTTGCCGGCCATTTTATTGGCAGCCTTGTCGTTAGCCCGATCTCTGACAAGTTTGGACGCAAGATTCCCCTGTTTGTTTGTGgattcttatgttgtttgttaaATTTTCTCTCTGCATTTTCTCCCACGTTCTGGGTATTTGCACTTTTCCGTGCCCTTGTTGGCTTCATGATTG GTGGCTACAGCATCCCATTGTTCGTGTTGACAACAGAGTTTTCAGGAAAGCGCCAAAGAAGTACTGCAGGATCACTAGTGTGGATTGGATTTGGTGTATTCTACATAATTTTACCAGCATTTGCATTCGGCATCCGAGAATGGAAAACATTAACCATGGTAACTGCAGCTCCAGGCTTCCTGGTTGTAGCTGCGTGGTT TATCACACCAGAGTCTGTTCGTTGGCTTCTTAAAAAGGGACGCGTAGCTGAAGCGAAGGAAACCCTGAGTAAAGTAGCCAGGATAAATCGTAAACAAATGCCAGAAGAGTCCCTGGCTTTACCCAAACAAGAAAAGCTCGGTGAATTTCGCGATCTTTTCGCCTCCATGAAAATGGTACACAAGACTCTCGGCTCGTGGTTCATATG GTTTGCAGCATCGTTCATCGGTTGGGGAGTGTCTTTAAGTGCCCCTTTCCTTAGTGGAAATGTCTACATTAATGTGGTGATAAGTGCATTATCCGGTCTGGTGGTGTATCCTTTAATGACTTTCGTGAACTTGAG GTTCGGTCGCAGGAAAATTCTTATGGTGTCGTTCCTGGCTGCTGCCTTAGGTTCGTTAGGGGCTCTTCTATTAACGGACAAAGCTAAGGATGACGAAA GTTACAGGATTGGAAAAATCTTCTTGTATCTGTTTGTCGCCAAACTTGGTGGAGACGCTGCGTTTCTTATGGTGTACGTTTTCTCTGCAGAGCTGTTCCCAACAACTTTACG GAACGTCGGACTAGGTACGTCAACAGCCGTGGCACGTGTGAGCGCTTTCGCCTCAGTTTACGCTCCTTATTTG CTGACAATTCACCGTTTCCTGCCGTATGGGATCATGGTCGGACTCGCTGTGGCAGGTGCTATTGTTGGGATGACCTTGCCAGAAACTTTCAATCAGCCAACGATGGAAGATTTGGAGTCTCAAATGCAAGAAGATGGTGAAAAGCTTGAAGTCTTTGATAAGAATGATGTCTCTGATCctgataataatgaaaaaagtgCTCTTATGTAA